A single genomic interval of Methylophilales bacterium MBRSF5 harbors:
- a CDS encoding dienelactone hydrolase translates to MLIKSHHIDIDTPTGKMRTYVHQPAQIGKFPTILFYSEIFQQTGPILRAAQIVASHGYNVLVPEVFHELNPIGTVLGYDDAGRDKGNADKANKDVESYDSDNDALINWAKEQDWHNGNFGAMGFCIGGHLAFRAALNKNIKATACFYATDLHTTIIPNKPGQHSMERLKDISGELLMIWGKQDTHVSTEALSEIRQKLLSTDITFEWHEFNAQHAFMRDEGDRYDAELASICYEMSFRFFTRNFSA, encoded by the coding sequence ATGCTAATCAAATCCCATCATATTGATATTGATACCCCTACCGGAAAGATGAGAACATATGTTCATCAGCCTGCACAAATAGGCAAATTTCCAACTATTTTATTTTATTCTGAAATCTTTCAACAAACTGGACCTATATTGCGCGCTGCACAAATTGTAGCAAGTCATGGTTATAACGTTCTTGTACCAGAGGTGTTCCATGAGTTAAATCCAATCGGAACGGTGTTGGGATATGACGACGCAGGAAGGGATAAAGGAAATGCGGACAAGGCAAATAAAGATGTTGAGTCGTACGATAGTGATAACGATGCCCTTATAAATTGGGCAAAAGAGCAAGATTGGCATAACGGTAATTTTGGAGCGATGGGATTTTGCATTGGTGGCCATTTAGCTTTTCGCGCTGCGCTAAATAAGAATATAAAGGCGACTGCATGTTTTTATGCCACAGACTTACATACAACCATCATTCCCAATAAGCCAGGTCAACACAGCATGGAGCGGTTGAAAGACATCTCGGGTGAGCTGTTAATGATTTGGGGAAAACAGGATACCCATGTCTCAACAGAGGCATTGTCTGAAATTAGACAAAAGTTATTATCAACAGATATTACATTTGAATGGCACGAATTTAATGCACAACATGCCTTTATGAGGGATGAGGGTGATCGATATGATGCTGAATTGGCCTCAATTTGTTATGAGATGTCGTTTAGATTTTTTACAAGAAACTTTAGTGCATAA
- a CDS encoding NrdJb encodes MVKKIEKKIVGYSVLNDKNDAPKADVVQLGEPLERPEHIRGTTYKVKTPVTEHALYITINDVVMNEGTDQEHSRPFEIFINSKNMDHFQWIVGLTRVMSAVFRKGGDVTFLLEELQSVFDPNGGYYKKGGKYVPSLVAEIGEVLEKHLIDIGMLKTKELDEHQKKLVEEKKKEYLDKNQDQLDQSGFPKDSQLCSKCNTKAAILMDGCLTCLNCGESKCG; translated from the coding sequence ATGGTAAAGAAAATTGAAAAAAAGATTGTTGGTTACTCTGTATTAAATGACAAAAACGATGCCCCTAAGGCTGATGTTGTTCAACTAGGGGAGCCGCTTGAAAGACCAGAGCATATTCGAGGAACTACTTATAAAGTAAAAACACCCGTTACTGAGCACGCTTTGTATATCACAATCAATGACGTGGTGATGAATGAAGGCACTGATCAAGAACACTCAAGACCATTTGAAATATTTATTAATTCAAAAAATATGGACCATTTTCAATGGATCGTAGGATTAACGAGAGTGATGTCTGCAGTTTTTCGTAAAGGCGGCGATGTTACTTTTTTGCTCGAAGAGTTGCAAAGTGTTTTTGATCCTAATGGTGGATATTACAAAAAAGGTGGTAAGTACGTTCCAAGCCTGGTTGCTGAGATTGGTGAGGTCTTAGAAAAACATTTGATTGACATTGGCATGCTGAAAACAAAAGAGCTTGATGAACATCAAAAAAAATTAGTTGAAGAAAAAAAGAAAGAGTACTTAGATAAGAATCAAGACCAGCTTGATCAGTCTGGATTTCCTAAGGATAGTCAATTATGCTCAAAATGTAATACCAAAGCAGCCATTCTCATGGATGGATGTCTAACCTGCTTAAACTGCGGTGAAAGTAAATGCGGTTAA
- a CDS encoding NrdJa — MLEAVHSDKSDQGEVATKIEMQSVSVDIWDKKYRLKKKDGNYVDETIQDTYERVAEALADVEPSNKKEWKDNFLWALQHGAIPAGRITSNAGAKEHKPATSTINCTVSGAVQDSMTDILDKVHEAGLTLKAGCGIGYEFSTLRPKGAFVAGAGAYTSGPLSFMDIYDRMCFTVSSAGGRRGAQMATFDISHPDVTDFIKAKREDGRLRQFNLSCLITKEFMEAVKSDSDWKLAFPVTEKEAKQDNLDLKDSEKIVWRDWPVKEKYIVKESGKDAGKVACKVYSTIKAKRLWDVIMASTYDYAEPGFILIDRVNEMNNNWFCENIRATNPCGEQPLPEYGACLLGSVNLTMFVKNPFTDDAYFDWDEYKKVVSIFTRMLDNVVEINGLPLGKQRDEIMQKRRHGMGYLGLGSTLTMMKIKYGDPESIKFTEEVTRILAEEGWKVGIKLAKEKGSAPIMEELFEITEQMLQMRPEMKADGIKVGDKVAGKVLMGKYSKYMQQFPEELRNEIAENGVRFSHHSSIAPTGTISLSLANNASNGIEPSFAHHYSRNVIREGKKTKEKVDVFSFELLAYRSLINDKAMPFSEKEDKVLPDYFIDSSTIKTKNHVDIQAAAQKWIDSSISKTINVPTDYDFEDFKEIYMYAYDKGLKGCTTFRFNPEAFQGVLVTEKDLENTKYQFKLDDGSTVELKGNDEVEYDGEKHTAANLYDALKEGYYGKF; from the coding sequence ATGTTAGAAGCCGTCCATTCAGATAAATCCGACCAAGGCGAAGTCGCAACTAAAATAGAGATGCAGTCAGTTTCTGTTGATATTTGGGATAAAAAATATCGACTGAAAAAGAAGGACGGAAATTATGTCGATGAGACGATTCAAGATACCTATGAAAGAGTTGCAGAGGCTTTGGCGGATGTAGAACCCTCCAATAAGAAAGAATGGAAAGATAATTTCTTATGGGCTTTACAACACGGCGCGATTCCAGCAGGAAGAATTACATCGAACGCGGGTGCGAAAGAACACAAACCAGCCACCAGTACAATTAATTGCACCGTTTCGGGAGCAGTTCAGGACAGCATGACTGATATTTTAGATAAAGTTCATGAAGCAGGCCTTACTTTAAAAGCAGGTTGTGGTATCGGTTATGAATTCTCAACTTTAAGACCAAAAGGAGCATTTGTCGCAGGAGCCGGCGCATATACCAGCGGACCTCTTTCATTTATGGATATATATGATCGTATGTGCTTTACCGTATCTAGTGCGGGTGGTCGTCGAGGTGCTCAAATGGCAACATTTGATATTTCTCATCCTGATGTGACTGATTTTATTAAAGCAAAAAGAGAGGACGGAAGGCTTCGTCAGTTCAACCTATCCTGTTTGATAACCAAAGAATTTATGGAGGCTGTTAAATCAGATTCAGATTGGAAACTAGCTTTTCCTGTAACCGAAAAAGAAGCCAAACAAGACAACCTTGACCTCAAAGATTCTGAAAAAATAGTTTGGCGCGATTGGCCGGTGAAAGAAAAGTACATAGTCAAAGAGTCAGGAAAAGATGCTGGGAAAGTTGCATGCAAGGTTTATTCAACCATTAAAGCGAAAAGATTATGGGATGTCATTATGGCATCAACTTATGATTATGCAGAGCCTGGTTTCATTTTGATCGACCGCGTTAATGAAATGAACAATAACTGGTTCTGTGAAAATATTCGCGCCACAAACCCTTGTGGGGAACAACCTCTTCCCGAATATGGAGCATGTCTGTTAGGTTCAGTAAATCTTACGATGTTTGTAAAAAACCCATTTACTGATGATGCCTATTTTGATTGGGATGAGTATAAAAAAGTAGTCAGTATTTTTACCAGGATGCTTGATAATGTCGTTGAAATTAATGGCCTCCCGCTTGGCAAGCAGCGTGATGAAATCATGCAGAAAAGACGACACGGTATGGGTTACCTTGGCCTTGGCTCAACACTTACGATGATGAAAATTAAATACGGTGACCCAGAATCAATTAAATTTACTGAAGAAGTGACTCGTATACTTGCTGAAGAAGGATGGAAAGTTGGCATTAAGTTAGCCAAAGAAAAAGGTTCTGCACCTATCATGGAAGAGTTATTTGAAATAACTGAGCAAATGCTTCAGATGCGACCAGAAATGAAAGCTGATGGAATCAAGGTTGGAGATAAGGTTGCTGGTAAAGTATTAATGGGAAAATACAGCAAATATATGCAGCAGTTCCCGGAAGAGTTAAGAAACGAGATCGCTGAAAATGGAGTTCGATTTAGCCACCATAGCTCAATTGCTCCAACCGGGACTATCTCATTATCATTAGCAAATAATGCAAGTAATGGTATCGAGCCATCTTTTGCCCATCATTACAGCAGAAACGTGATTAGAGAAGGTAAAAAAACTAAGGAAAAAGTAGATGTTTTTTCTTTCGAATTATTGGCTTACAGATCTTTGATCAATGATAAAGCCATGCCTTTTTCTGAAAAAGAGGATAAAGTATTGCCAGATTATTTTATTGATTCATCTACAATTAAAACAAAAAATCATGTGGATATTCAGGCGGCTGCACAAAAATGGATTGATAGCTCCATTTCAAAGACTATTAATGTGCCAACAGACTACGACTTTGAAGACTTTAAAGAGATTTATATGTATGCCTATGATAAAGGGTTAAAAGGATGTACAACATTTAGATTTAATCCAGAGGCTTTCCAAGGCGTGTTAGTGACCGAAAAAGATTTAGAAAATACGAAGTATCAATTCAAGTTAGATGACGGATCTACGGTCGAGTTAAAAGGTAACGACGAAGTTGAATACGACGGCGAAAAACACACCGCAGCTAACTTGTATGACGCTTTAAAAGAAGGATATTACGGAAAGTTCTAG
- a CDS encoding isochorismatase — protein sequence MKAEIQRSQLVIIDMQDKLAGAMPKEVVNKMIQRCELIATLAKIEEIPVLVTEQYPQGLGKTLSSMIPFLTHASFIEKTAFSCVDEPKFNSKLIETRDQIILAGMESHICILQTALDLIDQGKKVYILEDAIVSRNILNKQNAIFRLRDVGCILTNVESIVFEWLKNSDNPSFKTIAPLIKNIC from the coding sequence ATGAAAGCTGAAATACAGAGAAGTCAATTAGTCATTATTGACATGCAAGACAAGCTTGCAGGCGCAATGCCTAAAGAAGTGGTTAATAAAATGATTCAACGTTGTGAGCTTATTGCTACTTTAGCTAAAATTGAAGAAATTCCAGTTCTAGTCACTGAGCAGTATCCCCAGGGCCTTGGTAAAACACTCTCTAGTATGATTCCTTTTTTAACCCATGCAAGCTTTATTGAAAAAACAGCTTTCTCATGTGTGGATGAGCCAAAGTTTAATTCCAAACTAATAGAAACCAGAGACCAAATTATTTTAGCTGGAATGGAGTCACATATATGTATACTACAAACGGCACTCGATTTGATTGATCAAGGTAAAAAAGTATACATCTTAGAAGATGCCATAGTATCAAGAAATATTTTAAATAAACAAAATGCAATTTTCAGACTGCGCGATGTTGGTTGTATTCTAACTAATGTCGAATCAATCGTATTTGAATGGTTAAAAAATTCTGATAACCCAAGCTTTAAAACAATCGCACCATTAATTAAAAATATTTGCTAA
- a CDS encoding type I secretion protein TolC produces the protein MGAKQIFILRLKNLFTLFLIFFYFSHVTAEEKDLFELYLQALQNDPVLSSEKFQNEAVKELINQGRSLFLPSISATMNYDDRNQERKFLNTDAALGSSLFTRGTKADYDAYGYNIVIRQPLFNYSAYSTYKQILAQTSLADKKYHLVQQDLMMKVSELYFESLLAKDKVDLIQTQRLAIQEQLREAEIKFEAGLISITDINEAKTKKDLMEVDLLNAVKELKIKKREIEAITGELPGVLKPLMNFISFEKMDNLPEEWVDIAMQNSVAILIKDAEVEVARKEIDVRKGDQYPTIDALAARRRTWDKDGYAFGLRNYSDTIGVEINIPIFSGGFTSSKIREAELLKEKSIQEAEALKRQVELEVREAYLNLQTNLSAIDAYQQALKSSELQLKSTQVGFREGLRNSVEVLNAQQMLFSAKYDLLSSRYNYLKNLLNLKHTVGTLSIKDLEEINKYLTVSQEDES, from the coding sequence ATGGGAGCCAAACAAATTTTTATTTTAAGGCTAAAGAATTTATTTACTCTTTTTCTAATCTTTTTTTATTTCAGTCATGTAACTGCTGAAGAGAAAGATCTTTTTGAGTTATATCTTCAAGCCTTACAAAATGATCCCGTCTTATCTTCTGAAAAATTTCAAAATGAAGCGGTTAAAGAATTAATCAATCAGGGCCGTTCACTTTTTCTTCCATCTATTTCAGCCACAATGAATTATGATGATCGTAACCAAGAGAGAAAATTTTTAAATACAGATGCAGCACTTGGTAGCAGTTTATTTACCAGGGGAACTAAAGCCGATTATGATGCCTATGGTTATAATATTGTAATCCGTCAACCTCTTTTTAATTATTCTGCCTATTCAACATATAAGCAAATTCTTGCACAAACCAGTTTGGCTGATAAAAAATATCATTTAGTTCAGCAAGATTTAATGATGAAGGTATCCGAGCTTTATTTTGAATCACTGTTGGCAAAAGATAAAGTTGATCTCATTCAAACTCAAAGATTAGCGATTCAAGAACAACTTCGGGAAGCTGAAATAAAATTTGAAGCAGGATTAATATCTATCACTGATATTAATGAAGCTAAAACCAAAAAAGATTTAATGGAAGTGGATTTGCTTAATGCAGTTAAAGAATTAAAGATTAAAAAAAGAGAGATTGAAGCCATTACCGGAGAATTACCTGGCGTACTTAAACCTCTAATGAATTTTATTTCATTTGAAAAAATGGACAACCTCCCAGAAGAGTGGGTAGACATTGCAATGCAAAACAGTGTAGCTATTTTAATTAAGGATGCTGAAGTAGAGGTTGCCAGAAAAGAAATTGATGTTCGTAAAGGGGATCAGTATCCAACCATAGATGCTCTTGCTGCAAGAAGGAGAACCTGGGATAAGGATGGATATGCTTTTGGTTTAAGAAATTACTCAGATACGATTGGCGTTGAGATAAATATTCCAATTTTTTCTGGTGGGTTTACTTCATCAAAAATTAGAGAAGCAGAATTATTAAAAGAAAAGTCAATTCAAGAAGCTGAGGCCTTAAAAAGGCAAGTTGAATTAGAGGTAAGAGAGGCGTATTTAAATCTTCAAACTAACCTTTCAGCAATTGATGCTTATCAGCAAGCTTTAAAATCATCTGAGCTGCAATTAAAGTCCACACAAGTCGGCTTTAGAGAAGGTCTAAGAAATAGTGTTGAGGTGTTGAATGCTCAACAAATGTTATTTTCTGCAAAATATGATTTACTATCTTCTAGGTATAATTATTTGAAGAATCTGTTAAACTTGAAGCATACTGTTGGAACTTTATCGATTAAAGATCTAGAAGAAATTAACAAATATTTAACGGTTAGTCAGGAAGATGAAAGCTGA
- a CDS encoding thiamine biosynthesis protein ThiC (catalyzes the formation of 4-amino-2-methyl-5-phosphomethylpyrimidine from 5-amino-1-(5-phospho-D-ribosyl)imidazole and S-adenosyl-L-methionine in thiamine biosynthesis) gives MNAPDKNINQQPDFNKSDATIDPNALHSFKNSKKIYVEGNHNIKVPFREISLSDTASQFGAEKNNPVVVYDTSGPYTDPAYQIDIRNGLPALRSQWILDRGDVEELDGPTSDFGKERQSDPELEKMRFNLKRKPLKAKPGQNVSQMHYAKKGIITPEMEYIAIRENQRREGISEFIQTQHPGQSYGASIPKLITPEFVREEVAKGRAIIPANINHPETEPMIIGRNFLVKINANIGNSALGSSISEEVEKMVWGTRWGADTVMDLSTGKNIHETREWIVRNSPVPIGTVPIYQALEKVDGKAEDLTWEIFKDTLIEQAEQGVDYFTIHAGVRLEYIPMTAKRMTGIVSRGGSIMAKWCLAHHKESFLYTHFEEICEIMKAYDVSFSLGDGLRPGSIYDANDEAQFAELKTLGELTKIAWKHDVQTMIEGPGHVPMHMIKENMDLQLEHCHEAPFYTLGPLTTDIAPGYDHITSGIGAAMIGWYGCAMLCYVTPKEHLGLPDKEDVREGIITYKIAAHAADLAKGHPGAQIRDNALSKARFEFRWEDQFNLSLDPEKAKEFHDETLPQEGAKQAHFCSMCGPHFCSMKITQDVREYAKEKGISEEEALKDGMEQKSIEFVKKGSEVYQKV, from the coding sequence ATGAACGCACCAGATAAAAATATTAATCAACAACCTGATTTTAATAAATCAGATGCGACGATTGATCCTAACGCATTACATTCTTTTAAAAATTCAAAAAAGATATACGTTGAAGGAAACCATAATATCAAAGTTCCTTTCCGTGAAATAAGCCTTTCTGATACTGCCTCACAATTTGGTGCTGAAAAAAATAATCCTGTTGTTGTTTATGATACATCTGGTCCGTATACCGACCCAGCATATCAAATTGATATTCGAAATGGTTTGCCAGCATTACGATCTCAATGGATTCTTGATAGAGGAGATGTTGAAGAATTAGATGGGCCAACTTCAGATTTCGGTAAAGAAAGACAAAGCGATCCAGAGCTTGAAAAAATGCGTTTTAATTTAAAAAGAAAACCTTTAAAAGCAAAACCTGGGCAAAACGTTTCACAAATGCATTATGCCAAAAAAGGAATCATTACGCCTGAGATGGAATACATTGCCATCCGTGAAAATCAGAGAAGAGAAGGGATTTCAGAATTCATTCAAACACAACACCCAGGACAGAGTTATGGTGCATCTATTCCAAAATTAATCACTCCAGAGTTTGTGAGAGAAGAAGTTGCAAAAGGAAGAGCTATTATCCCAGCAAATATTAATCACCCCGAAACTGAACCAATGATTATCGGTAGGAATTTTTTAGTTAAAATTAATGCCAATATTGGAAATTCAGCACTTGGATCAAGTATTAGTGAAGAAGTTGAAAAAATGGTGTGGGGAACTCGATGGGGGGCTGATACCGTCATGGATCTATCTACAGGAAAAAATATTCATGAAACTCGTGAGTGGATCGTTAGAAACAGTCCTGTGCCTATTGGAACAGTTCCAATCTATCAGGCCTTAGAAAAGGTTGATGGCAAGGCGGAAGATTTAACTTGGGAAATATTTAAAGATACTTTAATCGAGCAGGCAGAACAGGGCGTTGATTATTTTACTATCCATGCTGGAGTGAGGTTGGAGTATATTCCTATGACGGCTAAACGAATGACTGGCATTGTCAGTCGTGGTGGTTCAATCATGGCCAAATGGTGCTTGGCTCATCATAAAGAATCTTTTCTCTACACACACTTCGAAGAAATTTGTGAAATTATGAAAGCCTATGACGTGAGTTTCAGTCTCGGTGACGGGTTACGTCCTGGCTCTATTTATGATGCTAATGATGAAGCACAATTTGCAGAGTTAAAAACTCTAGGTGAGCTTACCAAGATAGCATGGAAGCATGATGTTCAAACAATGATTGAAGGCCCAGGTCATGTCCCAATGCACATGATCAAAGAAAATATGGACTTACAATTAGAACATTGTCATGAAGCTCCCTTTTATACTTTAGGCCCTCTGACAACAGATATTGCTCCTGGATATGATCATATTACATCTGGAATTGGTGCCGCAATGATTGGTTGGTATGGATGTGCGATGCTCTGTTATGTAACACCTAAAGAACATCTAGGCCTTCCTGATAAAGAAGATGTCAGAGAAGGAATTATTACCTATAAAATTGCAGCGCATGCTGCAGATCTTGCTAAAGGTCACCCGGGTGCACAGATAAGAGATAATGCCCTTTCAAAAGCACGATTTGAATTTAGATGGGAGGACCAGTTTAATTTAAGTCTCGATCCTGAAAAAGCAAAAGAATTTCATGATGAAACTCTTCCTCAAGAAGGAGCCAAGCAGGCTCATTTTTGCTCCATGTGTGGGCCACACTTCTGTTCGATGAAGATTACACAAGATGTAAGGGAGTATGCTAAAGAAAAAGGGATCTCAGAAGAAGAGGCTTTAAAAGACGGAATGGAGCAAAAATCTATTGAGTTTGTAAAAAAAGGTTCTGAAGTTTACCAAAAAGTTTAA
- a CDS encoding UDP-diphosphatase, protein MTLIFFIQAVVLGVIEGLTEFLPISSTGHLIIGAHLINANHPNIEVFEIFIQLGAILAIIYEYRIQLLNKTLHLSDQKSKTFFSNIFLAFLPAAIVGLAFHDVIKKFLFNPIVVSCALIIGGILILLIEKKTNIGSTKTVDHISHKQSLGIGLFQCLALIPGTSRSGATIMGGLLLKLDRKTATEFSFFLAIPIMFAASFYDLLKNLHSLSSDDLWFFLIGLSTAFISALIVVRFLIKFVAHNDFKIFAYYRILIGIIFLILFY, encoded by the coding sequence ATGACCTTAATTTTCTTTATTCAGGCAGTTGTATTAGGAGTTATTGAAGGTCTCACAGAGTTTTTACCTATCAGCTCCACTGGTCATTTGATCATTGGAGCTCATCTCATTAACGCCAACCATCCCAACATTGAAGTTTTTGAAATTTTTATTCAGCTCGGCGCAATACTAGCCATCATCTATGAATATAGAATTCAACTGCTTAATAAAACACTTCATCTCTCTGACCAGAAATCAAAAACATTCTTTTCAAACATTTTTTTAGCATTTCTACCTGCAGCAATTGTAGGATTAGCATTCCATGATGTGATCAAAAAATTTCTATTTAATCCTATTGTTGTTAGCTGTGCTTTGATTATTGGAGGGATACTAATATTGCTGATTGAAAAGAAAACAAATATTGGATCAACAAAAACTGTAGACCATATCTCTCATAAGCAATCTCTTGGAATTGGATTGTTTCAATGTTTAGCATTAATTCCTGGAACATCAAGGTCTGGAGCAACAATTATGGGAGGGCTACTTTTAAAATTAGATCGAAAAACAGCGACCGAATTTTCATTTTTTTTAGCAATCCCCATTATGTTCGCTGCCTCATTTTATGATTTACTTAAAAACCTTCATAGCCTCTCATCAGATGACTTATGGTTTTTCTTAATTGGACTTTCTACGGCTTTTATATCAGCGCTGATAGTAGTTCGATTTCTAATAAAATTTGTTGCTCATAATGATTTTAAAATTTTTGCCTACTATCGGATTCTTATCGGGATCATTTTTCTAATTCTTTTTTATTAG
- a CDS encoding DoxX, with translation MSKHIGLISRILLAQIFFISILFILNNIISTPGGYGMYQDMLGARGLPGIMAPISILVQFVGGLALILGYKTKISAYVLSAYSILWALIYFMNAMQGQPVLIMSLLYVAIAGGLLLVGAHPENAGCSLDQKLAKK, from the coding sequence ATGTCTAAACACATTGGTCTCATATCAAGAATCTTGTTAGCTCAGATCTTTTTTATTTCTATTCTTTTTATTTTAAATAACATTATCTCCACACCAGGAGGTTATGGAATGTATCAAGATATGCTGGGGGCAAGGGGATTACCAGGAATCATGGCGCCGATTAGCATTCTTGTTCAATTTGTTGGTGGTTTAGCGCTAATCCTTGGTTATAAAACTAAAATTTCTGCATACGTATTATCTGCTTATTCTATCTTATGGGCATTAATTTACTTCATGAACGCTATGCAAGGTCAACCAGTCCTTATTATGAGTCTCTTATATGTCGCAATAGCAGGCGGCCTTCTCTTGGTTGGTGCTCATCCTGAAAATGCAGGATGCAGCCTTGATCAAAAACTTGCAAAAAAATAG
- a CDS encoding beta-lactamase: MLKHYIFLFLLLVAINVNAFVKEVAPGIYVHVGKHLDVDVGYDGDICNIGFIVGNDSIAVIDSGGSNLVGQELKKYITENFNQPIKYVINTHPHLDHIYGNVVFSEAEIYGHANLTKAMKSREEIYSKLNEKYLGKVSKDSPLILPNNMVEIGKDKIIDLGERQITLQSFPDAHTEADMIIFDQNTRTLWTGDLVFRERTPVIDGNIHGFIKALEVINKKQIDLVIPGHGQPSLKNEAIQPILNYLIQLRDDVRKFIDKGESLEFAMENAASSLKEEWLLFDVQNKRNVNRIFPMMEWE, from the coding sequence ATGTTAAAACATTATATCTTTTTATTTCTTTTGCTTGTTGCAATCAATGTTAATGCATTTGTTAAAGAAGTTGCTCCAGGTATCTATGTTCATGTTGGTAAACACCTTGATGTGGATGTTGGCTATGATGGAGATATATGCAATATCGGATTTATTGTTGGTAATGATTCTATTGCGGTGATTGACTCTGGTGGAAGTAATCTTGTCGGACAAGAATTAAAAAAATATATTACTGAAAATTTTAATCAACCAATTAAATATGTCATCAATACCCATCCTCATTTAGATCATATATACGGCAATGTGGTCTTTTCCGAAGCCGAAATATATGGTCACGCAAACCTAACCAAAGCGATGAAGTCTCGAGAAGAGATTTATAGCAAATTAAACGAAAAGTATTTAGGTAAAGTTTCTAAAGATAGCCCACTTATTTTACCTAACAATATGGTGGAGATAGGCAAGGATAAAATTATAGATCTTGGTGAACGACAAATTACGCTTCAGTCTTTCCCAGATGCACATACTGAAGCAGATATGATTATTTTCGATCAAAATACCAGAACATTATGGACGGGTGATTTGGTCTTTCGAGAAAGAACGCCAGTTATCGACGGAAATATTCATGGTTTCATAAAAGCTTTAGAGGTAATAAATAAAAAACAGATTGACTTAGTGATCCCGGGCCATGGACAACCTTCACTAAAGAATGAGGCAATTCAACCTATTTTAAATTACCTTATTCAATTAAGAGATGATGTCCGCAAATTTATTGATAAAGGAGAGTCTTTGGAGTTTGCTATGGAAAACGCAGCTAGCTCATTAAAGGAGGAGTGGCTGTTATTTGATGTTCAGAATAAAAGAAATGTTAATCGTATTTTTCCAATGATGGAATGGGAATAA
- a CDS encoding cytochrome B561: protein MLLHWLLAIGIIFMFILGTYMEELPKGGTKVTNFDLFDLGLITIESSKEMSVRSFYFTLHKSIGVTIFFLVLFRIYWRLTHKPPKMLSSMSALEVKLATATHHAFYLLMFLIPLTGIIMSVGSKYGVHWFGIPFLPGIDNETLRELFKEFHEIFGLILLLFFILHFAGAIKHSLVNKDGVLKRMWFHK, encoded by the coding sequence ATTTTGCTGCATTGGTTACTAGCTATTGGGATAATTTTTATGTTTATTCTAGGAACATATATGGAAGAACTTCCCAAAGGTGGCACGAAAGTAACTAACTTTGATCTCTTTGACTTAGGATTAATAACAATTGAATCATCCAAAGAAATGTCAGTAAGGTCATTTTACTTTACATTGCATAAATCTATTGGCGTAACCATTTTTTTCCTTGTTTTATTTAGAATATACTGGCGACTGACTCATAAACCGCCAAAAATGCTATCTAGCATGAGTGCTCTTGAGGTGAAATTAGCTACTGCAACCCACCACGCGTTTTATCTTTTAATGTTTTTAATACCATTAACAGGAATTATTATGTCGGTTGGTAGTAAATATGGTGTTCATTGGTTTGGAATTCCTTTTCTTCCAGGAATAGATAATGAAACCTTAAGAGAGTTATTTAAAGAATTCCATGAGATATTTGGACTTATTTTATTATTATTTTTTATTCTTCATTTTGCAGGTGCAATTAAACACTCCTTAGTCAATAAAGACGGTGTCCTCAAAAGAATGTGGTTCCACAAATAA